In the genome of Myxococcus stipitatus, one region contains:
- a CDS encoding efflux RND transporter permease subunit: MSGPTGESGSPRADPRQAERARDEVLVRTKHNTARYFTEKRQVAWVFLFFTLAWGIYGYLKMPKAKDPVIAVRVAVATCLWPGAEAEKIEQLVTRRIEQKISENASVEKIESISRTSLSVVYVTLKEDVADRAKEFDDIQGRLDTIRDLPNGAGPVNFLKDFGDTATLMLTVASPQANGVELELRSRAIARAIQDVRAAAKSPGPRATVVVSFPPSINATSMQRLGDQARQFFDTLPDTNDARFIQSPGFIGVDMETKLQDEALLEHLRIFAQDHLSISELHPDVWRPIVVRDPKETLARLTLHAGDRYTHRQLDDFTDTIQRHLQRLPVVSKVTRAGVLPEKIFLEYSQERLASYGIQASGLANVISARNITAPGGILEIGGKSITIDPSGELSSETQLNDIIATRSSAGTPVYLRDLVDIRRDYQSPPRFLNYLDARDAQGHFVRSRAITLAINMRPGEQIDHFGEVVSAELAHVERLLPEDLVIRRTSDQPLQVKENVALFMSSLYEAIILVVLVALIGFWEWRTALLLALSIPITLAMTFGLMHLFGVDIQQISIASLIIALGLLVDDPVVASDAIKHSLSMGWKPRIAAWLGPTKLATAILFATLTNIAAYLPFLSLPGDTGRFIRTLPIVLTLSLVASRIVSMTFIPLLGSTLLRAPSEEKSPSSRSFSRHYQQVVGWAIDHRFLVVGIATALLVVGAFVGTRIRSAFFPKDLSYLSYVDVWLPEDATLTATRDTAREATRILQAVSEKYGQEHPGHDDKPRRVLESVTEFIGGGGPRFWFSVAPELQQLNYAQLVVQVRDKEDTRMLVPLFQDALSRGIAGARIDVRELETGKPVGIPVSVRVSGEDITQLRAIAERAKALFRSLPGTARTRDDWGSDTFSVKLEVDPDRANLAGVTNLDVALSSAAAMNGMTVGQLREGIHQIDIVARLRAEERARLGDIENLYISSQSGPQKVPLRQVSHVTYSLQTEKIRRRGQFRTITIATFPQQGVLPSEILKEARPGLDALQRSLPIGYTLEIGGEAEEQKKTFGSMVIVLGLLIAAIYVMLTIQFKNAIKPLVVFATLPFGAVAAMVSLVIMGAPFSFMAFLGIISLMGVIVSHIIVLFDYIEEAHERGESLRESLIDAGVHRLRPVLVTVAATVLGLIPLALHGGPLWQPLCYAQIGGLTAATVLTLLLVPVLYTLFVRDLGWIRWETTPHPNTPESGPH; the protein is encoded by the coding sequence TTGAGCGGGCCCACGGGGGAGTCGGGCTCGCCTCGCGCGGACCCGCGGCAAGCGGAGCGCGCTCGGGACGAGGTGCTGGTCCGCACCAAGCACAACACCGCGCGCTACTTCACGGAGAAGCGACAGGTCGCCTGGGTGTTCCTCTTCTTCACCCTGGCGTGGGGCATCTACGGCTACCTCAAGATGCCCAAGGCGAAGGACCCGGTCATCGCCGTGCGGGTCGCGGTGGCCACCTGCCTCTGGCCCGGCGCGGAGGCGGAGAAGATTGAGCAGCTCGTCACCCGCCGCATCGAGCAGAAGATCTCCGAGAACGCGAGCGTCGAGAAGATCGAATCCATCAGCCGCACCAGCCTGTCCGTCGTCTACGTCACGCTGAAGGAGGACGTGGCGGACCGGGCCAAGGAGTTCGACGACATCCAGGGGCGGCTCGACACGATTCGAGACCTTCCCAATGGCGCGGGCCCGGTGAACTTCCTGAAGGACTTCGGCGACACCGCCACGCTGATGCTCACGGTGGCCAGTCCCCAGGCGAACGGCGTGGAGCTGGAGCTGCGCTCGCGCGCCATCGCCCGCGCCATCCAGGACGTTCGCGCCGCCGCGAAATCCCCCGGCCCGCGCGCCACCGTCGTCGTGAGCTTCCCTCCCTCCATCAACGCGACCTCCATGCAGCGGCTGGGAGACCAGGCCCGCCAGTTCTTCGACACCCTCCCGGACACGAACGACGCACGCTTCATCCAGAGCCCCGGCTTCATCGGCGTGGACATGGAGACGAAGCTCCAGGACGAAGCCCTGCTCGAGCACCTGCGCATCTTCGCCCAGGACCACCTGAGCATCTCCGAGCTCCATCCCGACGTCTGGCGTCCCATCGTCGTTCGAGACCCCAAGGAGACCCTCGCCCGGCTGACGCTGCACGCGGGAGACCGCTACACCCACCGGCAGCTCGACGACTTCACCGACACGATTCAGCGCCACCTCCAGCGCCTCCCCGTCGTCTCCAAGGTCACCCGCGCGGGTGTCCTCCCGGAGAAGATCTTCCTCGAGTACTCACAGGAGCGCCTCGCGTCCTACGGCATCCAGGCGTCGGGGCTCGCCAATGTCATCTCCGCGCGCAACATCACCGCGCCGGGCGGCATCCTCGAGATTGGCGGGAAGAGCATCACCATCGACCCGTCGGGAGAGCTGTCGAGCGAGACGCAGCTGAACGACATCATCGCCACCCGGAGCAGCGCGGGCACGCCCGTCTACCTGCGAGACCTGGTGGACATCCGGCGCGACTATCAAAGCCCGCCCCGCTTCCTGAACTACCTGGACGCGAGGGATGCCCAAGGCCACTTCGTCCGCAGCCGCGCCATCACCCTGGCCATCAACATGCGGCCCGGCGAGCAGATCGACCACTTCGGCGAGGTGGTGAGCGCGGAGCTCGCCCACGTCGAGCGCCTCCTCCCCGAAGACCTCGTCATCCGCCGCACGTCGGACCAGCCGCTCCAGGTGAAGGAGAACGTCGCGCTGTTCATGTCGTCGCTGTACGAGGCCATCATCCTGGTGGTCCTCGTGGCGCTCATCGGCTTCTGGGAGTGGCGCACCGCGCTGCTGCTGGCCCTGTCCATCCCCATCACCCTGGCGATGACGTTCGGCCTGATGCACCTGTTCGGCGTGGACATCCAGCAGATCTCCATCGCCTCGCTCATCATCGCGCTGGGCCTGTTGGTGGATGACCCGGTGGTCGCCAGCGATGCCATCAAGCATTCGCTGTCCATGGGCTGGAAGCCGCGCATCGCCGCGTGGCTCGGCCCGACGAAGCTGGCCACCGCCATCCTCTTCGCCACCCTCACCAACATCGCGGCCTACCTGCCCTTCCTCTCGCTCCCCGGCGACACCGGCCGCTTCATCCGCACGCTGCCCATCGTCCTCACCTTGTCGCTGGTCGCCTCGCGCATCGTGTCGATGACGTTCATCCCCTTGCTGGGCTCCACCCTCCTGCGCGCCCCCTCCGAGGAGAAGAGTCCGTCTTCGCGAAGCTTCTCCCGGCACTACCAACAGGTGGTGGGCTGGGCCATCGACCACCGGTTCCTCGTCGTCGGCATCGCCACGGCGCTCCTCGTCGTCGGCGCATTCGTCGGCACTCGCATCCGCTCCGCGTTCTTCCCCAAGGACCTCTCCTACCTGTCCTATGTGGACGTCTGGCTCCCCGAGGACGCCACGCTCACCGCGACGCGGGACACCGCTCGCGAGGCGACGCGCATCCTCCAGGCCGTCTCCGAGAAATACGGACAAGAGCATCCCGGGCACGACGACAAACCTCGGCGCGTGCTCGAGTCGGTGACGGAGTTCATCGGAGGAGGCGGTCCGCGCTTCTGGTTCTCCGTCGCGCCCGAGCTCCAGCAGCTCAACTACGCCCAGCTCGTGGTCCAGGTCCGGGACAAGGAGGACACGCGGATGCTCGTGCCGCTGTTCCAGGATGCGCTGTCGCGTGGAATCGCGGGCGCGCGCATCGACGTGCGCGAGCTGGAGACGGGCAAGCCCGTGGGCATTCCCGTGTCCGTCCGCGTGTCCGGCGAGGACATCACCCAGCTGCGCGCCATCGCCGAGCGCGCCAAGGCGCTCTTCCGCTCGCTCCCCGGCACGGCTCGCACCCGCGACGACTGGGGCAGCGACACGTTCTCCGTGAAGCTGGAGGTGGACCCGGACCGGGCCAACCTCGCGGGCGTCACCAACCTGGACGTGGCGCTCTCCTCCGCCGCGGCGATGAACGGCATGACGGTGGGACAGCTGCGCGAGGGGATTCACCAAATCGACATCGTCGCGAGGCTGCGCGCCGAGGAGCGCGCGCGGCTGGGCGACATCGAGAACCTCTACATCAGCTCCCAGAGCGGCCCGCAGAAGGTCCCCCTGCGCCAGGTCTCCCACGTCACCTATTCGCTGCAGACGGAGAAGATTCGCCGCCGAGGCCAGTTCCGGACCATCACCATCGCCACCTTCCCGCAGCAGGGCGTGCTGCCCTCGGAAATCCTGAAGGAGGCGCGCCCCGGGCTGGATGCGCTCCAGCGCAGCCTGCCCATCGGCTACACGTTGGAGATTGGCGGCGAGGCCGAGGAGCAGAAGAAGACCTTCGGCAGCATGGTCATCGTGCTGGGGCTGCTCATCGCCGCCATCTACGTGATGCTCACCATCCAATTCAAGAACGCCATCAAGCCCCTGGTCGTCTTCGCGACGCTGCCCTTCGGCGCCGTGGCGGCGATGGTGTCCCTGGTCATCATGGGCGCGCCGTTCAGCTTCATGGCCTTCCTGGGCATCATCAGCCTGATGGGGGTCATCGTCAGCCACATCATCGTCCTCTTCGACTACATCGAGGAGGCACACGAGCGCGGAGAGTCGCTGCGCGAGTCGCTCATCGACGCGGGCGTGCATCGCCTCCGGCCCGTCCTGGTGACGGTGGCCGCCACGGTGCTGGGACTCATTCCCCTCGCGCTGCACGGCGGCCCCCTGTGGCAGCCCTTGTGCTACGCCCAGATTGGCGGACTCACCGCGGCCACGGTGCTGACGTTGCTGCTCGTCCCGGTCCTCTACACGCTCTTCGTCAGGGACCTGGGATGGATTCGCTGGGAGACCACACCCCACCCCAACACACCGGAGAGCGGTCCTCACTGA
- a CDS encoding efflux RND transporter periplasmic adaptor subunit: MRMSLKALTLSAWALVGLACGRSPPPPEQATAVRVATVGRAGAPTDARFSAEIQPATRVDVAFKVGGYVDSIAKVRDVDGRPRLLQEGDAVREGAELAMLRTTDYSQKLTEARAALAQARAAEEQARINFERTTKLVAAEVSTPAQLDAARTQRDSAAAAAAVARARVEEARTALDDTQLRSPLTGVVLKRNIEVGVLAAPGTVAFSVAETQSVRVVFGVPDTLLPNVRLGAPQAVITQAFPGQQFQGRISRIAPSADPKSRVFAVEVSIPNTDQRLKPGMVAALSLRGGGGAELQPELLVPLSSIVRAPGKPESFAVFVLEEQEGKAVARAREVELGEYLGNVIPVKKGLNAGERIIVTGASLLSDGEAVEVIP; this comes from the coding sequence ATGCGGATGTCGTTGAAGGCCCTCACCTTGTCGGCGTGGGCCCTGGTCGGGCTCGCGTGTGGACGCAGCCCTCCTCCCCCCGAGCAGGCCACCGCGGTGCGAGTCGCCACCGTGGGCCGGGCCGGAGCGCCGACGGACGCGCGTTTCTCCGCCGAGATTCAGCCCGCGACGCGCGTGGACGTGGCCTTCAAGGTCGGAGGCTACGTGGACTCCATCGCCAAGGTGCGCGACGTCGACGGTCGCCCTCGCCTCCTCCAGGAAGGTGATGCCGTGCGCGAGGGCGCGGAGCTCGCGATGCTGCGCACCACCGACTATTCGCAGAAGCTCACCGAGGCCCGCGCCGCGCTCGCCCAGGCCCGCGCGGCCGAGGAACAGGCGCGGATCAACTTCGAGCGCACGACGAAGCTCGTCGCCGCGGAAGTCTCCACGCCCGCCCAGCTCGACGCGGCTCGCACCCAACGAGACAGCGCGGCGGCAGCCGCGGCGGTCGCCCGGGCGCGCGTGGAGGAAGCCCGCACCGCGCTCGACGACACCCAGCTGCGCTCTCCCCTGACGGGCGTCGTGCTCAAGCGCAACATCGAGGTCGGCGTCCTGGCCGCGCCCGGCACCGTCGCCTTCTCCGTCGCGGAGACGCAGAGCGTCCGGGTGGTGTTCGGCGTGCCCGACACCCTCCTCCCCAATGTCCGCCTGGGTGCGCCTCAGGCCGTCATCACCCAGGCGTTTCCCGGTCAGCAGTTCCAGGGGCGCATCTCCCGCATCGCCCCTTCCGCCGACCCGAAGAGCCGCGTCTTCGCGGTGGAGGTCTCCATCCCCAACACCGACCAGCGGCTCAAGCCCGGCATGGTGGCCGCGCTGTCGCTGCGAGGCGGTGGAGGCGCGGAGCTCCAGCCCGAGCTGCTCGTGCCGCTGTCCTCCATCGTCCGCGCACCGGGCAAGCCCGAGTCCTTCGCGGTCTTCGTCCTCGAGGAACAGGAGGGCAAGGCCGTGGCTCGGGCGCGCGAGGTGGAGCTGGGTGAGTACCTGGGCAATGTCATCCCGGTGAAGAAGGGGCTGAACGCCGGGGAGCGCATCATCGTCACGGGCGCGAGCCTCCTCTCGGATGGCGAGGCGGTGGAGGTGATTCCTTGA
- a CDS encoding TetR/AcrR family transcriptional regulator, whose protein sequence is MARPRSGKTSSNAAPEVAAESDARARLIAASYRVLAERGYDATTVKEVARVAGVNQGLVHYYFGSKDALLLAVTREHSQQYVAELRRLREETPLEQLADASFAWGERHLRSAPEQFRLRYELFALGLRNAELTGAVAELQAQGDCEVARVVARYRGGEDVPPEPIDQHYASIIKACFDGLALQSLLDPAFDATPVYALLKQMVLKSMDGPGGAKSPPRRAASSRGQARRGGPRNRPRRRVRPTR, encoded by the coding sequence ATGGCTCGACCACGCAGTGGCAAGACCTCATCCAACGCGGCGCCAGAGGTGGCGGCGGAGTCGGATGCCCGCGCGCGGCTCATCGCCGCGAGCTACCGCGTGCTGGCCGAGCGGGGGTACGACGCGACGACGGTGAAGGAGGTCGCGCGGGTCGCCGGGGTGAACCAGGGTCTGGTCCACTACTACTTCGGCAGCAAGGACGCGCTGCTGTTGGCCGTGACACGCGAGCACAGCCAGCAGTACGTGGCGGAGCTGCGGCGGCTGCGGGAGGAGACGCCGCTGGAGCAGCTGGCGGACGCGAGCTTCGCCTGGGGAGAGCGCCACCTGCGCTCGGCTCCGGAGCAGTTCCGGCTGCGCTACGAACTGTTCGCGTTGGGACTTCGCAACGCGGAGCTCACGGGCGCGGTCGCGGAGCTCCAGGCGCAGGGGGACTGCGAGGTGGCCCGCGTGGTGGCGCGCTACCGGGGCGGCGAGGATGTGCCGCCCGAGCCCATCGACCAACACTATGCCTCCATCATCAAGGCCTGTTTCGACGGGCTCGCGCTCCAGTCGTTGCTGGACCCCGCGTTCGATGCGACACCTGTGTATGCACTGTTGAAGCAGATGGTGTTGAAGAGCATGGACGGGCCCGGGGGGGCGAAGAGCCCGCCGCGCCGGGCTGCTTCCTCCCGGGGACAGGCGCGACGAGGGGGGCCGAGGAACCGGCCCCGGCGTCGTGTGCGTCCAACTCGGTGA
- a CDS encoding cyclic nucleotide-binding domain-containing protein has translation MPGATGGQSVGGARMGTDTDGALRAVRSLVELDETEEAAQLYEELGDSQRERLRKQAAQRPPKERRGLVEVLRRARDFLGAARLMDGSGDDAAAADLYAQSGQYLEAAEAWLRAGDSVRAAAFFERGGALERALEVYRGLGARESMAQCLVRLKRPFDAADLYRELGQPHAEVEVLGSVTSEDPRYIEAVLRMCRLLDVEGFTHRALAVLVDSLTSSDAARAEPAMVTERARLLRRMGMNAEAEAVLGRRNVPSAKPVANGYRFLKAIPIFSELSLEDMKDLYRQARQVVLAQGSVVLGKGEPAVGLLVLMEGTVDVFSGPEPDARRLNSLGPGAYLGEISLVQDAPVSAHVRARTAVRALRISRTAFEHYLDTHEAAALRIYRLFTQNLAERVRALSA, from the coding sequence ATGCCAGGAGCCACAGGCGGTCAGAGCGTGGGGGGCGCGCGCATGGGGACGGATACCGACGGCGCATTGCGGGCGGTGCGGTCGCTGGTGGAGCTGGACGAGACGGAAGAAGCGGCTCAGCTCTACGAAGAACTGGGAGACTCTCAGCGCGAGCGGCTGAGGAAGCAGGCGGCGCAGCGTCCGCCGAAGGAGCGGCGTGGGCTGGTGGAGGTGCTGCGCCGGGCGCGCGACTTCCTGGGCGCCGCGCGGTTGATGGACGGCAGCGGCGATGATGCCGCGGCCGCCGACCTGTATGCCCAGAGCGGCCAGTACCTGGAGGCCGCGGAGGCGTGGCTGCGCGCGGGAGACTCCGTGCGCGCGGCGGCCTTCTTCGAGCGGGGCGGGGCCCTGGAGCGCGCGCTGGAGGTGTATCGCGGCCTGGGCGCCCGGGAGTCGATGGCGCAGTGCCTGGTCCGGCTCAAGCGCCCCTTCGACGCGGCGGACCTCTATCGCGAGCTGGGCCAGCCGCACGCCGAAGTGGAGGTGCTGGGCAGCGTGACGTCCGAGGACCCTCGCTACATCGAAGCGGTGCTGCGCATGTGTCGCCTGCTGGATGTGGAGGGCTTCACGCACCGGGCGCTCGCGGTGCTGGTGGACTCGTTGACCAGCTCCGACGCGGCGCGGGCCGAGCCGGCGATGGTGACGGAGCGCGCCCGGCTGCTGCGCCGCATGGGGATGAACGCGGAGGCGGAGGCGGTGCTGGGCCGCCGCAACGTGCCCAGCGCGAAGCCGGTGGCCAACGGATATCGCTTCCTCAAGGCCATCCCCATCTTCAGCGAGCTGTCGCTGGAGGACATGAAGGACCTCTACCGGCAGGCGCGCCAGGTCGTGCTCGCGCAGGGCTCCGTGGTGCTGGGCAAGGGCGAGCCGGCCGTGGGCCTCCTGGTGCTCATGGAGGGGACGGTGGATGTCTTCAGTGGCCCGGAGCCGGATGCCCGCCGCCTCAACTCACTGGGGCCCGGCGCCTATCTCGGGGAGATCTCCCTGGTGCAGGACGCCCCCGTGTCCGCCCACGTGCGAGCGCGGACGGCCGTGCGCGCGCTGCGCATCAGCCGTACCGCCTTCGAGCACTACCTCGACACCCATGAGGCGGCGGCGCTGCGCATCTACCGGCTCTTCACCCAGAACCTCGCGGAGCGCGTGCGTGCCTTGAGCGCATGA
- a CDS encoding protein kinase domain-containing protein, with product MARQVGASEDPDRGRRIGKYEILTRLSLGGMAELFLAFTSGPGGFRKFVAVKQILPDIKKDEQFVEMFLDEARITAAFSHANIGQVFDLGEEDGELYLAMEFLPGQNLEQVIKAAARKQYGLPLGFIGRVIRDTCLGLHYAHHFMDPSGRPVAVVHRDVSPKNVMITYDGVVKVIDFGIAKARGRLGRTQVGTVKGTSGYMSPEQVRGHAMDGRSDLFSVGVMMHELLTGQRLFNGPHEAAVMLQIVEADVVSPRAGNSIIPEALDAVVMRALARDAGQRFATCREMARAIEAALGSELFDEDGVTEVMGELFSEKRQKTRTLLELASRAEDAQVSEAAGALQQDDVGEHVATSQLPVPKTPSAHTPRTDGSSAPKPVPQRRPATATEPELVTRAGTGGSGPKPVPQRRPATATDPEIPTRAGSGPKQQPRKLQAELPASTPQRTPRPVPALEAGISRTPRPRPQADEEAAEELDSLDEPSDLSTQQFRTRPPRPGTAGARGNARAGRGPHRSDTPVQTPAAKSGSKWLGRLFLLLLLAGVGWAATQPLVRAQFVPAYESVKAWVKAELDPPPAKDPAQDAAWPPQQKPGPPPGFPGTTPAPDPRPAAPAAVVEPTPEVRTPPPEPSVTKPASGTRGKDKDVSGAKGTTDSGKGSTRGGRAKEPKSKPEQEPVTTVTQDPNALAEVLDTSSAQGAAKAGMGWISLSTVPPAAVFDGSTQLGTTPLKKFPLPVGTYSLRLVDPTNAEAVDRRLSAPINPGKVTTIQIRLADLPLYKE from the coding sequence ATGGCCAGGCAGGTTGGCGCCAGCGAAGATCCCGACCGGGGGCGGCGCATCGGAAAGTACGAGATCCTCACTCGCCTCTCGTTGGGAGGAATGGCGGAGCTTTTCCTCGCCTTCACCTCGGGACCGGGCGGATTTCGCAAGTTCGTCGCCGTCAAGCAGATCCTCCCGGACATCAAGAAAGACGAGCAGTTCGTCGAGATGTTCCTGGACGAGGCGCGCATCACCGCCGCGTTCTCGCACGCGAACATCGGACAGGTGTTCGACCTGGGCGAGGAGGACGGGGAGCTGTACCTGGCGATGGAGTTCCTGCCCGGGCAGAACCTGGAGCAGGTCATCAAGGCCGCGGCTCGCAAGCAGTACGGCTTGCCGCTGGGCTTCATCGGCCGGGTGATTCGCGACACGTGCCTGGGGCTGCACTACGCCCACCACTTCATGGACCCCTCGGGTCGTCCCGTGGCGGTGGTGCACCGCGATGTCTCGCCGAAGAACGTGATGATCACCTACGACGGTGTCGTCAAGGTGATCGACTTCGGCATCGCCAAGGCGCGCGGTCGGTTGGGCCGCACGCAGGTGGGCACGGTGAAGGGGACCAGCGGCTACATGTCCCCGGAGCAGGTGCGCGGCCACGCGATGGACGGGCGCAGCGACCTGTTCTCGGTGGGCGTGATGATGCACGAGCTGCTCACCGGTCAGCGGCTGTTCAACGGGCCGCACGAAGCCGCGGTGATGTTGCAGATCGTCGAGGCGGACGTGGTGTCGCCGCGCGCGGGCAACTCCATCATCCCGGAGGCCCTGGACGCGGTGGTGATGCGGGCGCTCGCGCGAGACGCGGGGCAGCGCTTCGCGACCTGTCGCGAGATGGCGCGCGCCATCGAGGCGGCGCTGGGCTCGGAGCTGTTCGACGAGGACGGCGTCACGGAGGTGATGGGCGAGCTGTTCTCGGAGAAGCGCCAGAAGACGCGCACGCTCCTGGAGCTGGCCAGCCGCGCCGAGGACGCGCAGGTGAGCGAGGCGGCCGGAGCGCTCCAGCAGGACGATGTGGGCGAGCATGTCGCCACCTCCCAGCTGCCGGTGCCCAAGACGCCTTCCGCGCACACGCCTCGGACGGACGGCAGCAGCGCGCCCAAGCCCGTGCCCCAGCGTCGTCCCGCCACGGCGACCGAGCCGGAGCTCGTCACCCGGGCGGGAACGGGCGGCAGCGGCCCCAAGCCGGTTCCGCAGCGGCGTCCCGCCACGGCGACGGACCCGGAGATTCCGACCCGCGCTGGAAGCGGGCCCAAGCAGCAGCCGCGAAAGCTCCAGGCGGAGCTCCCCGCGTCGACCCCGCAGCGCACTCCTCGGCCCGTGCCCGCGCTGGAGGCGGGCATCTCCCGGACGCCTCGGCCTCGGCCCCAGGCGGACGAGGAGGCCGCGGAGGAGCTCGACTCGCTCGACGAGCCCAGTGACTTGTCGACCCAGCAGTTCCGGACCCGGCCTCCTCGTCCGGGGACCGCGGGAGCGCGTGGGAATGCGCGGGCCGGGCGAGGCCCGCATCGCTCCGACACGCCGGTGCAGACGCCGGCGGCCAAGTCCGGGTCGAAGTGGTTGGGGCGCTTGTTCCTGCTCCTGCTGCTGGCGGGCGTGGGCTGGGCGGCGACCCAGCCGCTGGTCCGCGCGCAGTTCGTCCCCGCCTACGAGTCGGTGAAGGCCTGGGTGAAGGCGGAGCTGGACCCGCCGCCCGCCAAGGACCCGGCGCAGGACGCGGCGTGGCCGCCGCAACAGAAGCCGGGGCCTCCGCCGGGATTCCCTGGCACCACGCCCGCACCAGACCCGCGTCCAGCCGCCCCGGCCGCGGTCGTCGAGCCCACCCCCGAGGTCCGCACGCCTCCGCCGGAGCCGTCCGTGACGAAGCCCGCTTCGGGCACGCGCGGCAAGGACAAGGACGTCTCGGGCGCGAAGGGGACCACCGACTCGGGGAAGGGAAGCACGCGCGGGGGGCGGGCCAAGGAGCCCAAGTCCAAGCCGGAGCAGGAGCCTGTCACCACCGTGACGCAGGACCCGAACGCGCTGGCGGAGGTGCTGGACACCAGCTCCGCGCAAGGGGCCGCGAAGGCGGGGATGGGGTGGATCTCCCTCAGCACGGTGCCTCCGGCGGCCGTGTTCGATGGTTCCACCCAGCTGGGGACGACGCCGCTGAAGAAGTTCCCGCTGCCGGTGGGGACGTACTCGTTGCGTCTGGTGGACCCGACGAACGCGGAGGCGGTGGACCGTCGTCTGTCGGCGCCCATCAACCCGGGCAAGGTGACGACGATTCAAATCCGACTGGCGGACCTCCCTCTGTACAAGGAGTGA
- the glyQ gene encoding glycine--tRNA ligase subunit alpha: MYFQDLIFTLQKHWADQGCINTQPYDLEVGAGTMAPYTFLRALGPEPWNVAYVQPSRRPADGRFGENPNRLFQHHQFQVILKPAPKNVQELYLESLRKIRIDPLEHDIRFVEDDWESPTLGAWGLGWEVWCDGMEVTQFTYFQQCGGFDCKPVAAELTYGLERICMYLQNVENVFDIEWVKGVKYREVFHPNEVEMSKYALQESDAAMLFSLFDAYEKECKRLIERQLPLPAYDFALKCSHTFNLLDARGAISVTERAAFIKRVRDNARLCAEGYLQMRERLGYPLLKTPWTVGEQPPVLEGKPASDYWKTVQLNKPVEKKEKAEVARGA; this comes from the coding sequence ATGTATTTCCAGGATCTGATCTTCACGCTCCAGAAGCACTGGGCCGACCAGGGCTGCATCAACACGCAGCCGTATGACCTCGAGGTCGGCGCGGGCACGATGGCCCCCTACACATTCCTTCGCGCGCTCGGTCCGGAGCCCTGGAATGTGGCCTACGTGCAGCCCTCGCGGCGTCCCGCGGACGGCCGCTTCGGAGAGAATCCGAACCGCCTGTTCCAGCACCACCAGTTCCAGGTCATCCTCAAGCCCGCGCCGAAGAACGTGCAGGAGCTGTATCTGGAGTCGCTGCGGAAGATCCGCATCGACCCGCTGGAGCACGACATCCGCTTCGTCGAGGACGACTGGGAGTCGCCGACGCTGGGGGCGTGGGGGTTGGGCTGGGAGGTGTGGTGCGACGGAATGGAGGTGACGCAGTTCACCTACTTCCAGCAGTGCGGAGGGTTCGACTGCAAGCCGGTCGCCGCGGAGCTCACCTACGGGTTGGAGCGCATCTGCATGTACCTGCAGAACGTGGAGAACGTCTTCGACATCGAGTGGGTCAAGGGCGTGAAGTACCGCGAGGTGTTCCACCCGAACGAGGTGGAGATGAGCAAGTACGCGCTCCAGGAGTCGGACGCGGCCATGCTCTTCTCGCTCTTCGACGCGTACGAGAAGGAGTGCAAGCGCCTCATCGAGCGCCAGCTGCCGCTGCCGGCGTATGACTTCGCGCTGAAGTGCTCGCACACGTTCAACCTGCTGGACGCGCGTGGCGCCATCTCCGTCACGGAGCGCGCGGCGTTCATCAAGCGCGTGCGCGACAACGCGCGGCTGTGCGCGGAGGGCTACCTCCAGATGCGTGAGCGGCTGGGCTACCCGCTGCTGAAGACGCCGTGGACGGTGGGCGAGCAGCCGCCGGTGCTCGAGGGCAAGCCCGCCAGCGACTACTGGAAGACGGTGCAGCTCAACAAGCCGGTGGAGAAGAAGGAGAAGGCGGAGGTGGCTCGTGGCGCGTGA